A window of Gloeocapsa sp. PCC 73106 contains these coding sequences:
- a CDS encoding DUF433 domain-containing protein, with protein sequence MIYRDIITIEPDKRGGRPCIRRMRITVYDVLGWLAAGMSTAEIIDDVVT encoded by the coding sequence ATGATCTATCGCGATATCATTACCATTGAGCCTGATAAGCGTGGGGGTAGACCCTGTATTCGTCGAATGCGGATTACGGTTTACGACGTTCTTGGTTGGCTAGCTGCTGGAATGTCTACTGCTGAAATTATTGATGACGTTGTGACTTAA